The genomic stretch CAAAAGAGACAACACAGAAGAGAGGACGACCGTGAAGCTGCTGCACACCTCCGACTGGCACATCGGCCGCACCTTCCACGGGCACTCCACCGTGGCCGCGCTCGCGACGGTGCTCGAGGCCCTGGTCGAGACGGTGCGCGCCGAGCAGGTCGACGCGGTGCTGGTCGCCGGAGACGTCTTCGACTCCGCTGTGCCCGCCGCCGAGCACTACACGGTGCTCACCCGCATCCTCGAGGCGATCCGCGCGGCCGGGGCGGACGTCGTGCTGACCAGCGGCAACCACGACTCCCCCGCCCGGCTCGGCTTCCAGGCGGGGCTGCTGCGTACCGCGGGCGTGCATGTGCTCACCGATCCGGAGGCCTACGCCGAGCCGGTCGTGCTCCGCGACGCATCCGGTCTCGAGGTGGGCGTGCACGGCATCCCCTTCCTTGAGCCGGCGCTCTACCGCCACCGGCACCCGGAGGAGCCGCTGCGGCGCCACGAGGACGTGCTCGCTTTCGCGATGCGCCGGGTCCGTGCCGCCGCTGAGGCCGCCGGTCGGCCCTGGATCGTGCTCGCGCACTGCTTCGCGGTCGGGGCGCCGGCCGCGGTGCTCGAGCGCGACATCACAGCGGGCGGGCTCGACTACGTCTCGGTCGAGCACTTCGCCGCCGCCGACTATGCAGCGCTCGGGCACATCCACGGGCGGGCCCAACTCACGCCGAGCGTGCGGTACTCCGGGGCGCCGCTGCACTACTCGTTCGGCGAGGCCGCGAAGCCGCGCGGCGCCTGGCTGGTGACGATCGGAGCCGACGGGCTGGAGGGCGTCGAGTGGTCGCCGCTCCCAGTGCCGCGCCGGTTGAGCGTGATCGAGGGCGAGTTGGAGCAGCTGCTGCGCGATCCGTCGCTCGCCGAGGTAGAGGGCGACTGGGTGTCGGCGGTGCTGACGGATCCCCTACGCCCGCTCGAGGCGATGGCGCGCCTGCAGTCGCGCTTCCCGGGCTGCGCGACGCTGGAGCACCGGCCTCCGCACGCCGCCGCCAAGCTGCGGGCCTACGCCGAGCGGGTCCGCGGGCGCAGCGACGTCGATGTCGTCGACGACTTCCTCGCGCATGTCCGGGACGGCCACGGCGCCACCGCCGTCGAGCGTGCCCTCACCCTGGACGCTCTCGCAGCGGTCGACGCCGAGGCTCTGCGGTGAGGATCCGCCGCCTCGCCTTCGCAGGCCTCGGCCCGTTCCGCGCCGAGCAGTGCGTCGACTTCGACCGGCTTGAGGACGTAGGCGTCTACCTCATCGCCGGCCGCACAGGAGCAGGCAAGTCGACGATCCTCGACGCGATCGCGTTCGCGCTTTACGGCTCAGTCCCGCGCTTCGACGGCACGGCCTCGCGCCTGCGGAGCGACCACAGCGGGCCCGAGGACGAGACCTTCGCCGAGCTGGAGTTCGAGGCGGCGGGGCGGGTCTACCGGGTGCGCCGCTCGCCCGAGTACGCGCGGCCGAAGCGCCGCGGCTCGGGGACGACAACTCAACCCGCGAAGGTCGAGCTGCTGGAGCAGATCGACGGCTCGTGGGTCGGCCTCTCGTCGAACGCCAAGGAGGTGGCCAGGGACATCGGCGGCATCGTCGGGCTGACGAAGGACCAGTTCCTCCAGGTGATCCTGCTCGCGCAAAACCGCTTCCACGAGTTCCTGCTCGCGAAGAACGACGACCGGCAGCGGCTCCTGCGCACGCTCTTCGCGACCGAGCGCTTCGATCTGCTCCGCCGGCGCCTGCTGGAGCAGCGCGATGCGAGCGAGGTGGGGCTGGAGGAGGAGCGAGCGGCCGTGACTGCACTCGCCGACGAGGCCTCTCGGCTGGTCGACGACGGTGCCGAGCCGCCCGCTCCCGATGCGGCCTGGTTCGCAGGGCTGCCGGCCCGTCTCGCGGCCCCGCTCGATGCGGCCCGGTCTGACGCCGCGGCCGCCGACGCGGTGCAGGCAGCGGCGAGCACCGCTCTCGACGAGGTCCGCCGCATCGCCCGCGGGCAGGAGCGGCGTCGACTCGCGCTGATCGAGGCGGAGGAGTTGTCCGTCGCCGAGGCGCACGTCGAGCGCCAGCGAGCGGCGATCGAGCGCGCCCGCCGCTCCGACGGGGTGCTGCCGCTGCTCCGCTCGGCCCGTGCGGCGGACGAGAAGGAGCGGGCGGCGCTACGGCAGCGCGAGCTCGCCGCCGAGGCTTACGGCGACTTTGCCACGGGGCCGGCTGCCGAGACGGCCGAACGGCTCGCCGCCGCCCTGGGCGCCCTCGCCGAGGCGCTGGCCGACGAGCGCCGGCTTCCGGAGGCGGACCGTGCCGCCGAGCAGTCCGCACGCGCCGAGCGGGCGGCGGCGAGCGCGCTGGCCGGCCTGGAGGAGGAGCTGAACGAGCTGCCCGCCCGGGTCGACGCGCTGACCGCCGAGGAGGAGTCTCTCGCCGGTGAGGCCGCCGCCGTGGCCGTGCGCACCGACGAGTTCGCAGCCCTGGAGCGGAGGATCGCCGCAGTCAGCGAGCGCGACCTCGCCGCCGCAGACCTCCGGCTTCTCCAGACCGCCTACGCGGAGGCGGCCCGTGCGCACGGGGAGCGCGCCGCCAAGCAGGCCGACCTCGTCGCGCGCCGATTCGCCGGATTCGCCGGCGAGCTCGCCGAGCGCCTGACGCCGGGAGCGCCGTGTCCGGTCTGCGGCTCGCGGGAGCATCCCCGCCCGGCCGAGCACGACGGACCGACGACGGTCGGTACTGCCGACCTGGACCGCGCGCGACGCGCCGTCGAGAGCGCGGCCGCCGTCCTCGACTCCGCCCGCGAGCGCGAGGGCAGCGCCGCCCTCGCCCTGGCCGCGCTCGACGAGCGGGTCGGCGACGCAACCGAACTCGAACCGCTCCGGGCCGCACTCGAGGAGCGCCTGATCTCTGCCCGCGCCGCCGCCGCCCGTGCCGAGGGCCTGCGCCGCGAGCGGATCGAGCTGAGGGCGCGGATCGACGCACTCACCGCGAGCCGGGACGCCGCTCGCGCCGAGCACCAAGCGCTGGAGGGCGCTGCGGCCTCCGCCGCCGAGTCGTCGCGACTGCTGCGCGCGCGGGTCGAGGCCTCCCGTGACGGAGCGGTCAGCGTGACGGCGCGCGCTGAGGATCTTTCCTTACAGCGACGCCGTGCTCTCGCCCTGGTCGAGGCCGAGGAGGCCGCCCGCACGCGCACCGAGACGGCCGTATCGGTGCGGGCCGAGCTCGCCGAGGTCCTCCTCGACCGCGGCTTCGCCTCGGCCGGGGAGGCGGAGTCCGCCGCACTGGCAAGCGGTGACCGCGTTCGTGCCGAGGCGGCCGTCGCCGAGCACGAGCGGCGCCGCCACACGACAGAGGCGACCCTCGCCGAGCCCGAGCTGCGCGCACTGCCCGACACGCCCGCCGATGTCTCTGCCGCCGAGGAGCACTCCCGCGACGCCTCGGCCCGTCGTGACGAGGCGCGAGCCCGCCTCTCCGTGCTGGAACACCGCTCTTCGCGCCTTGCCGAGCTCGCTGCGGGGGCCGCGGGCCGCCTCGGCGCGCTCGAGGAGCGCCTCCGCCGCCACGAGGAGCTGCGCGCCCTGGCCGAGACCGTCTCGGGCCGCGGGCAGAACACCCGGCGAATGGACCTGGAGGCATTCGCTCTCGCCGGCCGCCTAGAAGAGATCATCGCCGCCGCGAACCTCCGCCTCGACGCGATGACCAGCGGCCGCTACGCCCTCGCCCACGACGACTCGCTTGCCTACCGCGGCGCCGCCTCCGGCCTTGGGATCGACGTGCTCGACGCGTTCACCGGCGTGCGGCGACAGCCCGCCTCGCTCTCCGGCGGCGAGACCTTCCTGGCCTCACTGGCCCTCGCGCTCGGTCTCGCCGACGTGGTGACGGCGCAGTCCGGCGGGATCTCGCTCGAGACCATGTTCATTGACGAGGGCTTCGGCTCACTCGATGCCGAGACGCTCGAGACGGCGCTCGGCACGCTCGACGCGCTGCGCTCCGGCGGCCGCACGATCGGCCTGATCAGCCACGTCGATGCGATGCGCGAGCGGCTACCGATCGCGCTGCACGTCGTCGTCGGACCCCGCGG from Rathayibacter rathayi encodes the following:
- a CDS encoding exonuclease SbcCD subunit D yields the protein MKLLHTSDWHIGRTFHGHSTVAALATVLEALVETVRAEQVDAVLVAGDVFDSAVPAAEHYTVLTRILEAIRAAGADVVLTSGNHDSPARLGFQAGLLRTAGVHVLTDPEAYAEPVVLRDASGLEVGVHGIPFLEPALYRHRHPEEPLRRHEDVLAFAMRRVRAAAEAAGRPWIVLAHCFAVGAPAAVLERDITAGGLDYVSVEHFAAADYAALGHIHGRAQLTPSVRYSGAPLHYSFGEAAKPRGAWLVTIGADGLEGVEWSPLPVPRRLSVIEGELEQLLRDPSLAEVEGDWVSAVLTDPLRPLEAMARLQSRFPGCATLEHRPPHAAAKLRAYAERVRGRSDVDVVDDFLAHVRDGHGATAVERALTLDALAAVDAEALR
- a CDS encoding AAA family ATPase codes for the protein MRIRRLAFAGLGPFRAEQCVDFDRLEDVGVYLIAGRTGAGKSTILDAIAFALYGSVPRFDGTASRLRSDHSGPEDETFAELEFEAAGRVYRVRRSPEYARPKRRGSGTTTQPAKVELLEQIDGSWVGLSSNAKEVARDIGGIVGLTKDQFLQVILLAQNRFHEFLLAKNDDRQRLLRTLFATERFDLLRRRLLEQRDASEVGLEEERAAVTALADEASRLVDDGAEPPAPDAAWFAGLPARLAAPLDAARSDAAAADAVQAAASTALDEVRRIARGQERRRLALIEAEELSVAEAHVERQRAAIERARRSDGVLPLLRSARAADEKERAALRQRELAAEAYGDFATGPAAETAERLAAALGALAEALADERRLPEADRAAEQSARAERAAASALAGLEEELNELPARVDALTAEEESLAGEAAAVAVRTDEFAALERRIAAVSERDLAAADLRLLQTAYAEAARAHGERAAKQADLVARRFAGFAGELAERLTPGAPCPVCGSREHPRPAEHDGPTTVGTADLDRARRAVESAAAVLDSAREREGSAALALAALDERVGDATELEPLRAALEERLISARAAAARAEGLRRERIELRARIDALTASRDAARAEHQALEGAAASAAESSRLLRARVEASRDGAVSVTARAEDLSLQRRRALALVEAEEAARTRTETAVSVRAELAEVLLDRGFASAGEAESAALASGDRVRAEAAVAEHERRRHTTEATLAEPELRALPDTPADVSAAEEHSRDASARRDEARARLSVLEHRSSRLAELAAGAAGRLGALEERLRRHEELRALAETVSGRGQNTRRMDLEAFALAGRLEEIIAAANLRLDAMTSGRYALAHDDSLAYRGAASGLGIDVLDAFTGVRRQPASLSGGETFLASLALALGLADVVTAQSGGISLETMFIDEGFGSLDAETLETALGTLDALRSGGRTIGLISHVDAMRERLPIALHVVVGPRGDSTILTG